TAAGATCAAGTTTTGAAGCTTTTATGCAGGATAATACCTGAAAAAGAATCCCGTTACGGCACGGTCTAAAATAAAACATTTCTTTTGGAATAGTTGTGGTTAAATTTGGGCTTCTTTTATCTGAAGCAGATCCTGTTGGACTGAGTTTTTTTGAAAGCCTTAAAGAATAAAAGGAAATATTATTCCCCTTTGCGTATTCAATACAATTTTTCAGAGTTCAGACAGCCGGATAATTGGGAGCATAGGGAAATATTTCCAAGCTATGCATAAGAATATCAAAAAGAAAAATTTGCGTTCTATGGTTTTATTTTTGAAAATTCATAAATATCACCGAAAAAATCAATCCAATTTAATAAAAAAAAATAATGTTTAACAAGTTTTTAATCTAAGGCTTGTTTTTTTACATTTAATTTTCAAAAAATTCAAGATATATTAAAAGATTCTGAATTTAAGTTTGTATATTTAAAACTTTATTCAAAAACAAGTCAAATATTTATTGTATCTTTGCAAAAATTTTAAAATAGTTAATGAATTTATTTACGGAAACCAATTTAAGTCCTGATATCCTTAAGGCAATTGGCGAACTGGGCTACGAAAGCCCAACAGAAATCCAAAAACAGACTATCCCTTTTATTCTTTCAGATATTCGCGACTTGATCGCACTTGCGCAAACAGGGACAGGCAAGACAGCAGCGTTTTCGCTTCCGATTTTGGATATGATTGACGATACGAGTCGCAAAATCCAATTATTGGTGCTTTGTCCGACACGGGAATTATGTCTTCAGATTTCGAAGGACATAAAGAATTACTCTAAGTACATGAAAGACATCAAAACTACTGCAGTTTATGGTGGAAGTAGTATTGTAGATCAGATGAGATCTTTGAAGGATAAACCACAGATTATTGTGGGAACTCCGGGAAGAGTAATTGATCTTATCAACAGAAAAGCACTTGACTTTTCTGCTATTCATTGGTTGGTATTAGATGAAGCCGATGAAATGCTTTCTATGGGATTCAAAGACGAATTGGAAACCATTCTAAGCGAAACTCCGGAAACTAAACAAACTTTCTTATTCTCTGCAACGATGAATAAAGAGGTGGAAAGAATTTCCAAAAATTACCTTACAAAACCACACCGTATTTCAGTAGGTTCTATCAACGAAGTGAAGAAGAACATTACTCACGAATACTATGTAGTAGGGTACCGCCAGAAAAAAGAAGCGTTGAAGAGACTGATCGATGCTAACCCTAATCAGTACTCCATTATCTTCTGTAGAACGAGAATGGAAACACAGGAGGTAGCAGATTTCCTGATGCAGAACGGGTATGCAGCTGATGCTCTTCATGGAGATCTTTCTCAGGCACAGAGAGATACGGTAATGAAGAAATTCAGATTGAAGAACATTGATATTCTTGTAGCTACAGACGTTGCAGCAAGAGGATTGGATGTAAACTCTCTTACTCACGTTATTCACTTCTCTTTACCAGATGATCCTGAAGTATTCGTTCACAGAAGCGGAAGAACAGGTAGAGCTGGAAAAGATGGTATTTCTATGGCTTTGATAAAGCCTGAAGAAAGCAGAAAACTGAAACAAATCAAATCTTCAACAAAAATTGAAATCAACGAAAAATTCATTCCTACTGGTGATGATATTATCAAAGCTCAGGTAGGAGGTGTATTCGAAAAATTATTGACGGAGCACGAGGATCTTTTCGAATTCGATGATAGCTTAATTCCGGATCTAAGCAAATTTACAAAAGAAGAATTGGTGCACCAGCTGCTACAGTTCCAATTGAAGGATCTTGCTTTATATTACAAAGACAAACACGATCTTGTTGAGCAGAAATTGAGCAGCAGAGATGATGATTACTCAAGAAGAGACCGTGGCCGTGATAGAGACAGAGATAGAGGCCGTGATAGAGATAACAGAGACAGCAGAGACAGAGATCGCGGAAGAGATAGAGACCGTGGTGGAAAGCCAAGAAGAAGAGATGAGAGTATGGTAAGATTCTTCTTTAATCTTGGAAAAAAAGACCACTTGAAGAAGCTTGATGTTTTGGATATTATCAATAAGGCTACTGCTGATGGTAAATCTAAGAAAAGAGCTGAAATCGGAGATATCGAAATCTTAGAGAAATTCTCTTTCTTCGAAGTTGAAAAATCGTTTAAAGACAACGTCTTGAGCAATATTCAATCTATGAAGTTCAAAGGAAAAGATATGAGAGCTGAAGTTGCAAACTAAATCTCATCAATTACTATATAAAACCGGCTTTAATGCCGGTTTTTTTATTTGATAATCAGTAGTTAAGCGAATGTTAACAAAACTTAATGTCATATAGTTTCACGTGCAATCCTTTTTTAGGAAATTTGCACACGAATTATAAATACTAAAAAATGGGAATTGGTAATATTTTCCACGCTTTTCAACCAAAAGATAAAATCTTCTTTGTACTTTTCGAAAAAGTAACTGAAAATCTAGTTGCAATGTCAGAAGATTTCAACACAGGAATCAAAGATTTCGATCTTAATGATGATTCTATGCTGAAGAAAATGAGTGACTTCGAACACAAGAATGATGAACTTACTCACGAAATTTTCGTAGAATTAGGGAAAAACTTCATTACACCTTTTGACCGTGAGGATATCCACACATTGGCAACAGGACTTGATGATATCGCTGATTATATCTACGCTTCCACAAAATATATTTTCCTTTACAAATCACCTGAGATGAAGGCTTATTCAGACTTCTCTTTATTGATCCACAAAGCATGTCTTGAAATTCAGAATGCAATGAAAAACCTTAAAGGGTTTAAAAACATGGAACAGGTGAAAGAAGCTTGTATTAAGGTGAACTCTATTGAGAATATTGCTGACGATTTGCTTTCCAATTCAATGGTAGACTTATTTGAAACCAATGATGCGATCAACATTATTAAAGTTTCATCTGTATTGAACTACCTTGAAATTGTAACGGATAAAGCAGAAGATGTTGCCAATACAATCGAGAACATCATGATTAAATACGCCTAATACATAGCAAAAAATGGAATTTCCGATTTTACTTGTAGTTATTATTGCGTTGGCCCTGATCTTCGATTATATCAATGGTTTTCATGATGCAGCCAACTCAATTGCGACTATTGTTTCTACAAAAGTTTTAACTCCATTCCAGGCTGTACTTTGGGCAGCGCTTTGGAACTTTGCAGCCTTCTTTATTGCTGCTTACATTATTGGAGAATTCAAAATTGGTAATACAATTGCCAAAACAGTTAACGAGAATTTTATCACCTTAGAAGTTATATTTTCCGGTCTTGTGGCAGCTATTGCCTGGAACCTGCTTACATGGTGGTTCGGAATCCCTTCATCATCATCACATACGCTGATCGGAGGTTTCCTTGGAGCGGCTCTTATGCATGCTTTCATGATGGATTATCATGATGTGGCAGCAGCACAGCCAGAACTTGGAATTTGGGGCACCGTTAAAGAAGCTTTCAGCCAGGTAACGCATCAGGGTGTGGTAAAGTTTGATAAAGTAATTCCTATCTTCCTGTTCATTTTCATGGCACCTATTATAGGAATGATTATCTCCATCATTATCACATTGATTATTGTACATCTTTATAAAAAATCAAATCCACACAAAGCAGACAAATCTTTCAAAAGATTGCAGTTGGCTTCATCAGCACTGTTTAGTTTAGGACACGGTTTGAATGATGCTCAGAAAGTAATGGGTATCATTGGAGCGGCGGTAATTTATTATCACGTTAATATGCTTCAGGATGCACAGTATTTGAATATTCCTTCTGCGGGACGTTTTGATTATTTTGCACAGCATTACATCTGGGTTCCCTTAGTATCATTTATTGCCATTGCTTTAGGTACAATGAGTGGTGGTTGGAAAATCATTAAGACAATGGGTACTAAGATTACTAAAGTAACTTCATTAGAAGGAGTAAGTGCAGAAACTGCGGGTGCTATTACTTTATTCATTACAGACCACTTCGGGATTCCTGTATCTACTACACATACGATTACAGGTTCTATCATCGGGGTAGGATTAACGAAAAGAATTTCAGCGGTAAGATGGGGAATCACAGTAAGCTTACTTTGGGCTTGGGTTCTTACCATCCCAATCTCTGCAATAGTAGCAGGAATTACCTATCTTGTGGTAACCTTCCTTTTCTAAAAAACAAATCATACAATTATATAAACTTTGTCCGTTTGGGCAAAGTTTTTTGTTTTATAAAGCCCCGAAAAATCCTTTTGAGGCTTTATGTATGATAAATTTCCTCTCATTGGAAATGTATTTATTATATAATTTTAATTATAAGACACTAAAAGGTGTTTTCAGCGAAAAAGTGCTAAATTTGCAGCCGGAATAAATAAATTTAAACACTATTCAATGAAACGTACTTTACTATTCGTTTTTACTATTGCGACTTCCAGTATTTTTGCACAAAGCTGGAACATTATCGGAAATGCCGGAACCAATCCTTCAAACAACTTTATCGGAACGACGGATAATAATCCAATCGTTTTTAAGCAGAACAATCAGCAGATTTTTAAACTCGATGGTCAGAGTATCAATATCGGAAGTGGAGCTCCGGGAACTGGAAACTTGCAGTTGGCATTATCTCCTTGTAACAGTTGTTATTCAGGATGGGCGAAACCCAACGATGGTGTGATGAGATTATTAGGCGGACATAATCTGAATATCCATATGGATAATGATAATGTTATTGATCCCAATTCGGATACAAGTACTCCAAATTCATCAGGAATTTCAAGAGTCCGGTTTTCTGATGCTGTACATAAAAGCTTAATGGTGCTTTTCAATACGGGAAAGGTAACTGTTGGAACGGATCAATATGATAATGATTCGAATTTTATTTTTTATGTAAGCAAAGGAATTAAAGCAGAACAGATAAAAGTTGAAAACCCTGCAACTAACGGCTGGGCAGATTATGTATTCAAGAAAGGCTACAAACTTCGTTCACTGGAAGATGTAGAAAAGCACATTTCAGAAAAAGGACATTTACCTAATATCCCTTCTGCAAAAGAAGTAGAAAAAGAGGGTATTAACTTAGGGGAAATGGACGCTAAGCTTTTGGAAAAAATAGAGGAATTAACCCTTTATTCTATAGAACAGAACAAACAGCTAAAATCCCAGTCTGAAGAGATCAAAGAATTGAAAGCTCAGGTACAACAACTTCTTTCTGCAAAAAAATAAATATTGATGAAAAGAAAACTACTTTCTGCAGCTTCTCTACTGATTGGTTTTATGGGGTTTTCACAAACTGAAGTCTACTTCAAGTATGATGAAGCCGGAAATCAACGATACAGAGGAACAAATGCAGCAGGAAAAAATACTCAGGAACTTGTTCCAAAAGAAATCAAACTAGAAGAAGCAAAAGAGATTGCTGCTACCCAACAACCTCCTGCCATTGATGAAAAAGCATTCTGGAAGCAGATCAAACTTTACCCTATTCCGGTGAATGACTACCTTACTATTGACTGGACTGAGGAAGTAGACGGCTTGATCGAATCTGTTTCACTATATCAGCATAGTACAGTTCATTGGAAATTCCAGCAACAGAATATTCCTGGGTTAAATCGTCAGATGAAGATTAATATGACCGGATATGACTGGGGAGTTTATATTCTTCGTTTCACTTTGAAAGACGGAAGAGTCTTTGGTAGAAACATAACTAAGAGATAGGAGACAAGAGATTTAAGGATTAAAGGATTGAAAGATTTAATATTCTTCTTTGTCTTTATTCAACATGATTTTACTTGTTGATTATCATTCATCAATTACTATTTATAAAAAACTAATACAACAATGAAATTATTTTCATCATTGATATTATCCTTGTGTTCAGTATGGGGATTTGCACAGACCATACTCTACCAGCCAGAATCCACTTCACGGACGGTTCAGGATCCGCAAACGGTGGTCATGACACAAGGATTTTTTGCGAAATCAGATGTTTCAAACCCTTTTCTTGCAAAAATAGGTCCTGCAGTGGAGAATCCTGGTGGAGGACCAACAAATTCAAATGCGGGGGCTAATAATCCCAATGGAACTTCAGCTCCTGCAGGTAAAAGTTTCCATGACACAAAAGGAAATATTGAAGTAGCAGGTGGAGGTCAGCTCCAATTTACTTTACCTATAGCTCTTCCTCCAGGTATAAAGAGTGTAGCTCCACAAATTAATCTTGTCTATGCCAGTGGATCAGGAAACGGTATTGCCGGATACAGCTGGAACTTATCAGGAATGACTTCTATTTCAAGAATTGGAAAAAATATTGATAAGGATGGCGAACCTAAAGGAATTCAGTTAGATTATTCAGATTATTTTAGTTTCAATGGACAAAGATTGATTCTTAAGTCTGGTGAATATGGCAAGGATGGAGCAGAATATGTTACTGAGAAGTATTCTAATATTAAAATAAAATCTGTTGGTACCTACGGTATCAATGGGCAAGATGCAGGTCCTGCACATTTTGAAGTTACTTTTGAGGATGGCTCACAAGCGTGGTATGGTAAAAATGAAGGAGGATTTAGAGGAAGTGTTGTAGTAACAACTCCCTTAGAATACAATATTGTAAAATGGAAAGATGCACAAGGGAACTACATTAGCTATAGTTATGAATCTGACTCTGACACCGGAGGATTCAGAAGCTCTAAGAATGTTGTACGGATATCCACAATAGCATGGGGAGGAAATGAAACGCTAAATAAACCTCATTTTAACTTAATTGAGTTCACTTATAATGACAGAGGTTTAGTAGAAGAATCCTATGTACAGGGATTGAGACATACACAAAGTAAAATTTTATCAGAAGTTATAGTCAATTCAAACGGAAGTCAGTTTAAGAGATATGTTATTGACTATGTTAATAATGATACTAAGTATAAATTTGTTAATAAAATAACAGAATATAACGCTAATAATGAGCCGGCAAATCCTATAACTTTTGAAAATGAATCATCACCTCAGTCATCAAATATGTTTAATCAGAATTCTAGATTTGATGAAATTTATGGAGATGGTGTTATTTCCGGAGATTTTAATGGTGATGGAAAATTAGATTTTGTAAAAAAGAATACATTAATGCTTAGCAGGCTTGATGGAAATTCAACATTTTTCACTGTACAGTATGCAGGAACGCCTGTATCAAAAGGATCTTTTTTGAAGAACGGCAAGTTTAGCCCAAAAGATGTTTTGTATACTTTATCTGATAATGAACCGGATGGAAAAACCAGACTTAAGATTTATGATTTTAATGGAACCAACTTTGAAGAGATTACCTCTAAAGAGCTAGATTTCTCCCCATACAATTTTGGTAGTACTGTAGGATACACTCCTATATATGGCCAATCTAATCCATTAGTGGCAAGTACTTCTACTTTAAAATTCCTGGAAGGAGATTTTAATGGCGATGGAATATCGGAGTTTATTATTTCTACCTTAAAAATGGTACAGGAGGAAATATGGGGACAGGACTGGAACGGATATCCCGAGCTTCAGGGAGCTGAAGTTATTGGAAATGAAGTTTTTGATTTTTATTTTGATCCGCTGTCAGGAACTCTGAAAAGAGTAAATCTGCCTTTAAGTGATTACAGTAAATATATAGGACCATATTTATTTACCGATCAATGGTATTATAAGCCCGTTCCAATTGGGGATTTCGATGGTGACGGAAAAACAGATCTGATCAGCCTTCTTAGTGGAACCAAGGTATATTCCTTAAATAATGCTACAAAGGAATTTGAGCTGAAAGTACAATCACCGGCACAGATTTCAGTAAGAGGAGTGGCTTTACTTGGAGATTTTAATGGTGATGGAAAAACGGATGTGATGTCTCCGGTAGCGGAAGATTCTGCAGATTGGAAAATGTTTATTTCTACCGGTAATGGAGTTATAGAATATTATTATTCAAATCTGACTCTCTATAAACCCGAACATACAGGAGCACCTACTAAACGAAGAAAAACACTAAGAAATTACTTTACACCTGATCTGAATAAAGATGGGAAAAGTGATTTCCTTCACTTTCAGTCTGAAGTTTGGTTCAGAGAATGGGCAATTAATAACCCGGATTCAAGCTACGGATTTGTTTATTTCAGAAATGATGGAGCTGACAGTACCGGAAAACCAATCTTTACCACTGCATACAACCTTGCTTCTAAGGAAGAAACAGCATGGGGAGATAAGAACGATGAAGATATTAACTATTCTAATTATGGAGAACATTATTTTCCACTCATAGGAAGCTTCCGACTTTCACAGCTCAATACTGATTTTGCTATTATCCATAAAACGAAACTTATCACATGGGATTTAGGAGGTAAGTTGGATAAGATGGCAAGAATAAAGTCCATTACACAAGGAGGTATCAAAACAGATATAGAATATTCTCCCCTGATCAACGAAGGAAATATTTACAAATCTTATCTGGATACCAATCCCGTAAATTACCCTTATATCAATGTTAGAGAAAACCTTAATTATTATGTGGTTTCTAAATTGATTCAGGATCAAAGAAAACAGGAATTCAGATACAGAGATTTAATTGGTCATTTAAATGGTAAGGGAATGATTGGCTTTAGACAAACAGCCCAATCAACATTTTTTGCCAATGGTTTTGAAAATACAAAAATCTGGACTGGTTCAGAAATGACTCCTTTAAATGAAGGACTGCCTTATAAAGATTGGTCTATCAGAACATACGATGAAAATAAAATTTTCCCGGCAGACATTTCTGAGAATAATACACAGCTATTGTCATTTAAACAATATGATTATAAAATTGACAAACTTCTGAATGGGCAGGTTGTAACAGCAGCAGTAGCTGATGGGAATAAGGCTAAAGTAATCACAGCCATTGTTCCTAGTAATACAAAATCTAAGGATTTCTTAACCGGAACAGTGATAACCGGAAATGTGACTTATGGAGATTATTATCTTCCAAAACAAAGTATTTCTAATGTTAATAATGGATTAGCAATAACCACTTCTACATTTGATTATTACCATAATCCGTCTGGAGTTGGTACAAATTATTATATAGGACGCCCAAAATTAAAGGATAATGTGACCCAGGCATATGGTGATAGCAAATCCAGTAAAGAGGAGTATACCTATGACAGTAATTTATTAAAAACTTTAAAAACTTGGAATAGGGATAATACCGCTTACTTACTTGAAACCTATAGTTATGACAGCTTTGGGAATGTTACTGAAAAGACTATTACAAACAGTACCGATTCACAAGCACAAACTACTAAAACAGGTTATGAACCACAAGGGAGATTTGTAAATAAAAAAACAGATAATCTTGGGTTGATTACCCAAATTGAATATAATAATTGGGGACAGGTTTTAACTCAAACAGATCCTTTTGGAAACACTATAGACAATACATATGATAAGTGGGGGAAACTATTGACTTCTAAGAATAATTTAGGAGGAATAACAACTTATCAATATGAAAGGGATGATAATTCTAATATTATTAATACTGAATACAACCCTGATGGAGGTATTTCAAAAAAATACACCAATAAACTGGGGCAAGAGTATAAGATATCCACGAAAGCTTTTGGCCAGGGGCAATATGTGTCTCAGGAAACTCAGTATGATGTATTAGGACGAAAAACAATGGAATCTGATCCTTATTTTGAGGGACAGGGATCCGGTTTATGGAATGCTATTGTTTATGATGATTCAGTGTTTCCTGCTAAAGCCACGGCTACTGCATCCAACGGAAAACAAACAGAAACGCTTGTTTCAGGATTTACAACCACAATAAAAGAACTAAATGGATATCAGAGAACTACTTCTAAGATTTCTGATGCTTTAGGAAATGTAATTTCAAGTACGGATAAAGGAGGAACAATACAATTTGTTTATAACGCTGCAGGTGAACAGATAAAAGCTCAGTATGGAGAAAATATTGTAACAACCAAGTATGATGGATGGGGAAGAAAATCAGAATTTAACGACCCTTCTAACGGAACTTACAAATATGAATATGATGGATTTGGACAACCGAAAAAGATCATAAGCCCTAAAGGAATTAAAGAATATACGTATAACAATTTAGGACAACTTATTTTAAATAAAGAACTTTCAGTAGTTGACGCAGGTAAAGCAACAGATAAGACAATATCTTTTATCTATGACAGCAAAGGAAGGTTGACCTCAAAATCAGGAACTTCTAACGGACTGCCTTATAGCTCTGCTATTTCTTATGATCCTCAGGGAAGAATAGTATCATCTTCAGAAAGTAGCAATGGGAAATATTTTATTCAGAAAGGAATTACATACGACGATAAAGCAAGAGTGATTTCCTATGAAAAGCAACTGTATTCTTCTGGTGTTTTGACCAAAGTACAAATAGAAAATGTCTACAGTACATGGAATGGAGAATTGTATCAAATAAAAGATAAAAATTCCGGGAAAATATTATCTGAACTTAATGAAACGAATGCCAAAGGCCAGATTCTAAAAGCTAAATTGGGGGCTGCAGAGATAACAAATACTTATGATACAAACGGTTTTTTAAGTAATACTAATCACTCTTCACAAACTAAGCCAAGTATCTTACAGCTTTCTTATTCTTTTGATGCTATTAAGAATGAATTAAAAAGCAGAACTACAGGTGGTGATTTTAATATTGTGGAGTCCTTTGATTATGATAGCAATAACAGATTGGTCAATTGGACAAATCCTGTTACGGGTATAAAGCCTACATCAAACAGGAACGTATATGATGTTAAAGGTAGAATTGTAGAAAATGACCAGATAGGTAAGATTAAATTTGAAAACTCTTCAAAGGTTTATCAGTCTACCGGAATGACCCTTAATGCAGCAGGAACACAAAATTATAACAATGATTTGATTCAAAGTATTGTTTATAATGAAAACAATGACCCTGTATTTATTGATGGAATGAAAGGAGACGTGGCTTTTCAGTATGGGCTGACAGACATGAGACAAAGAGCTACTTATGGAGGTAATTTTAACCCTGATGGGGAAGGTAAGTTTACAAAATATTATAGTGAAGACGGGAGTTATGAAATATTGAAAAATAATGCTACAGGAAAAGAAAAACATATTCTGTATATTGGAGGAACACCATATGAAAGCAATATTGTATTTCTAAAAGATTACACAGAAAGTGTTGGATCTTATAAGTTTCTGCATAAAGATCATTTAGGAAGTATTTTGGCAATAAGCAATGAAGCAGGAAATAAATTAGAGCAGAGACATTTTGATGCATGGGGTAATTTCACTCATTTGCAAATAGGTAACGGCCCGATTATTACAGATAAGAATAGTATTGACAATTCTTCTCTACTGATAGACCGTGGGTATACCAGCCATGAATATTTTGCAGAAGTAGGAATCATCCATATGAATGGCAGATTATATGATCCATTATTAAGAAGATTTTTAAATGCCGATGAAAATATTCAGGATCCATATAATACCCAAAATTACAATAAGTATGGATATGTAATGAATAATCCGCTGTTGTACAATGATCCGAGTGGAGAATTTATTTGGTGGGTACCGGCAGTAGTGGCTATAGTTTCAGAGTTTTTTACTATGTATTATACCCAGACTCCTTTTGATCCAATGCGTTTTGCCGGTAGCTTGGCCATGTCATATGCAAGTGCCGGGTTTGCCGGGCAGATAGGAGACGTATTTAAAATTGCATCAGTAATTAATACCTTGGGACCCACCGGAACTATTCTGGCCAGAGCAGGAGCTCACGCTTTAACACAAGGGCTCTTATCTTATGTACAAGGAGGAAACTTCTGGAGCGGAGCATTAAGTGGTGCATTCTCCAGTGCTTCTTCTGATTTATTGGAAATGGCAACAAATCATGTAGGGTCAAATAACATCTTGAGAAGTGATGGCTTTGCATTATTTAATGGAGCTATAAGTGGTGGTGTAGGTTCTGTACTTGGAGGTGGAAACTTCTGGATGGGAGCCGGACAAGGGCTAATTGTAACAGGATTTAATTTCCTTGCCCATAAGATTGAAGAAAATAATTTAATCAGAAAAGCTTTTGAGGATCCTGATGGGAAACCGGCCGAGAATATGGAATGTGTGCAAGAAGCATATGGAAAAGTTAAAAAATTGTTTACCAAAGCCATGTTAGCAGCAGTAAAAGCTGTTCCTATCAGTGATATTAAGTTAGACTTAGAAAACACGGGCAATCCAAATGATGACTTTGCGGCCGATACACGATGGGGAGAAAAAACAGTTTTTACTACTAAAGGAGTAAAAGGTAAAGTATTGAGTGTTGAAATATCAGGAAAAATAGTAATAACTTTGTTTAAAGGTTCTTTTTCTAGCTGGGTAAATTTAGGGAAAAGTATATTGCATGAATATTACCATGTAGCTGATATGAGATCACAGGCATATAAAACACAATATATTAAGACAGTGAATACTTATAAAGATGCTGAAACAATAACAGGCAGTTTAACCGATTGGTCTGAAGGCAGAGCATTTAAATTTATTTTTAGTCTTGGTGATACAACAAGTGTATACAAAGATTACAAACATTTATATCATAAAAAGAAATAATGAGAACATTATGTTTATTATTAATGAGTAATTTGCTATTTGCTCAATCTTTAAGTATTAATGCAAAACAATTAAATTTGTCAAAAATTTTAGTGAGTATTAAAAATACCAGCCACACTGAAACGATTAAGCTGATAGCAGATGATAGAGCTTTAGTATACTCTTGTGATTATAAAAACAGATGGCCGTCACCTGGTAATTTTGCAAGATTAGCGATTTGTTTTGAGTATCCGAAAAACTATAATTATTACTCTAATATTGTACCTATGAGGCAAAGAGAAAAAATGTACGGAATAGATCAGGATCTCTCTGCTTCAGAATATATTACCCAGAATGTAGTTGAGATTAAACCTCTTGAGAAAAAAGAAATCATCTATAATGTTTCGGATTTTAATAATAGTTTAGTCTTCAAGAAAAAGAAAAAATTTACGGTAAGACCCAAAATTATATATTTTGGAGAGCAAATAGAAAAATATAGAAACTCTTCAGAGGTAAAAGAAAAATATTTCAACAAAAATATTTCATCTGACACTTTTGACTTGACTACTTATTTTTTTAAACCATAAATAGTCAATATTGGGATTTATTCTCAAAACCAAGCCCCCTTATGATCATCATAAGG
The window above is part of the Chryseobacterium sp. MA9 genome. Proteins encoded here:
- a CDS encoding inorganic phosphate transporter; protein product: MEFPILLVVIIALALIFDYINGFHDAANSIATIVSTKVLTPFQAVLWAALWNFAAFFIAAYIIGEFKIGNTIAKTVNENFITLEVIFSGLVAAIAWNLLTWWFGIPSSSSHTLIGGFLGAALMHAFMMDYHDVAAAQPELGIWGTVKEAFSQVTHQGVVKFDKVIPIFLFIFMAPIIGMIISIIITLIIVHLYKKSNPHKADKSFKRLQLASSALFSLGHGLNDAQKVMGIIGAAVIYYHVNMLQDAQYLNIPSAGRFDYFAQHYIWVPLVSFIAIALGTMSGGWKIIKTMGTKITKVTSLEGVSAETAGAITLFITDHFGIPVSTTHTITGSIIGVGLTKRISAVRWGITVSLLWAWVLTIPISAIVAGITYLVVTFLF
- a CDS encoding cell wall anchor protein, translated to MKRTLLFVFTIATSSIFAQSWNIIGNAGTNPSNNFIGTTDNNPIVFKQNNQQIFKLDGQSINIGSGAPGTGNLQLALSPCNSCYSGWAKPNDGVMRLLGGHNLNIHMDNDNVIDPNSDTSTPNSSGISRVRFSDAVHKSLMVLFNTGKVTVGTDQYDNDSNFIFYVSKGIKAEQIKVENPATNGWADYVFKKGYKLRSLEDVEKHISEKGHLPNIPSAKEVEKEGINLGEMDAKLLEKIEELTLYSIEQNKQLKSQSEEIKELKAQVQQLLSAKK
- a CDS encoding DUF47 domain-containing protein; its protein translation is MGIGNIFHAFQPKDKIFFVLFEKVTENLVAMSEDFNTGIKDFDLNDDSMLKKMSDFEHKNDELTHEIFVELGKNFITPFDREDIHTLATGLDDIADYIYASTKYIFLYKSPEMKAYSDFSLLIHKACLEIQNAMKNLKGFKNMEQVKEACIKVNSIENIADDLLSNSMVDLFETNDAINIIKVSSVLNYLEIVTDKAEDVANTIENIMIKYA
- a CDS encoding DEAD/DEAH box helicase, with amino-acid sequence MNLFTETNLSPDILKAIGELGYESPTEIQKQTIPFILSDIRDLIALAQTGTGKTAAFSLPILDMIDDTSRKIQLLVLCPTRELCLQISKDIKNYSKYMKDIKTTAVYGGSSIVDQMRSLKDKPQIIVGTPGRVIDLINRKALDFSAIHWLVLDEADEMLSMGFKDELETILSETPETKQTFLFSATMNKEVERISKNYLTKPHRISVGSINEVKKNITHEYYVVGYRQKKEALKRLIDANPNQYSIIFCRTRMETQEVADFLMQNGYAADALHGDLSQAQRDTVMKKFRLKNIDILVATDVAARGLDVNSLTHVIHFSLPDDPEVFVHRSGRTGRAGKDGISMALIKPEESRKLKQIKSSTKIEINEKFIPTGDDIIKAQVGGVFEKLLTEHEDLFEFDDSLIPDLSKFTKEELVHQLLQFQLKDLALYYKDKHDLVEQKLSSRDDDYSRRDRGRDRDRDRGRDRDNRDSRDRDRGRDRDRGGKPRRRDESMVRFFFNLGKKDHLKKLDVLDIINKATADGKSKKRAEIGDIEILEKFSFFEVEKSFKDNVLSNIQSMKFKGKDMRAEVAN